A region from the Macaca mulatta isolate MMU2019108-1 chromosome 13, T2T-MMU8v2.0, whole genome shotgun sequence genome encodes:
- the DCTN1 gene encoding dynactin subunit 1 isoform X42 translates to MAQSKRHVYSRTPSGSRMSAEASARPLRVGSRVEVIGKGHRGTVAYVGATLFATGKWVGVILDEAKGKNDGTVQGRKYFTCDEGHGIFVRQSQIQVFEDGADTTSPETPDSSASKVLKREGTDTTAKTSKLRGLKPKKTTTRRPKPTRPASTGVAGASSSLGPSGSASAGELSSSEPSTPAQTPLAAPIIPTPALTSPGAVPPLPSPSKEEEGLRAQVRDLEEKLETLRLKRAEDKAKLKELEKHKIQLEQVQEWKSKMQEQQADLQRRLKEARKEAKEALEAKERYMEEMADTADAIEMATLDKEMAEERAESLQQEVEALKERVDELTTDLEILKAEIEEKGSDGAASSYQLKQLEEQNARLKDALVRMRDLSSSEKQEHVKLQKLMEKKNQELEVVRQQRERLQEELSQAESTIDELKEQVDAALGAEEMVEMLTDRNLNLEEKVRELRETVGDLEAMNEMNDELQENARETELELREQLDMAGARVREAQKRVEAAQETVADYQQTIKKYRQLTAHLQDVNRELTNQQEASVERQQQPPPETFDFKIKFAETKAHAKAIEMELRQMEVAQANRHMSLLTAFMPDSFLRPGGDHDCVLVLLLMPRLICKAELIRKQAQEKFELSENCSERPGLRGAAGEQLSFAAGLVYSLSLLQATLHRYEHALSQCSVDVYKKVGSLYPEMSAHERSLDFLIELLHKDQLDETVNVEPLTKAIKYYQHLYSIHLAEQPEDCTMQLADHIKFTQSALDCMSVEVGRLRAFLQGGQEATDIALLLRDLETSCSDIRQFCKKIRRRMPGTDAPGIPAALAFGPQVSDTLLDCRKHLTWVVAVLQEVAAAAAQLIAPLAENEGLPVAALEELAFKASEQIYGTPSSSPYECLRQSCNILISTMNKLATAMQEGEYDAERPPSKPPPVELRAAALRAEITDAEGLGLKLEDRETVIKELKKSLKIKGEELSEANVRLSLLEKKLDSAAKDADERIEKVQTRLEETQALLRKKEKDFEETMDALQADIDQLEAEKTELKQRLNSQSKRTIEGLRSPPPSGIATLVSGIAGGEYRAVPGQAPGSVPGPGLVKDSPLLLQQISAMRLHISQLQHENNILKGAQMKASLASLPPLHVAKLSHEGPGSELPAGALYRKTSQLLETLNQLSTHTHVVDITRTSPATKSPSAQLMEQVAQLKSLSDTIEKLKDEVLKETVSQRPGATVPTDFATFPSSAFLRAKEEQQDDTVYMGKVTFSCAAGLGQRHRLVLTQEQLHQLHSRLIS, encoded by the exons ATCCAGGTATTTGAAGATGGAGCAGATACTACTTCCCCAGAGACACCcgattcttctgcttcaaaaGTCCTCAAAAGAG AGGGAACTGATACAACTGCAAAGACTAGCAAACTG CGGGGACTGAAGCCTAAGAAG ACCACAACTCGGCGGCCCAAG CCCACCCGCCCAGCCAGTACTGGGGTGGCTGGGGCCAGTAGCTCCCTGGGCCCCTCTGGCTCAGCGTCAGCAGGTGAGCTGAGCAGCAGTGAGCCCAGCACCCCGGCTCAGACTCCGCTGGCAGCACCCATCATCCCCACGCCGGCCCTCACCTCTCCTGGAGCAGTCCCCCCACTTCCTTCCCCCTCCAAG gaggaggagggactaAGGGCTCAGGTGCGGGACCTGGAGGAAAAACTAGAGACCCTGAGACTGAAACGGGCAGAAGACAAAGCAAAGCTAAAAGAGCTGGAGAAACACAAAATCCAACTGGAGCAGGTGCAGGAATGGAAGAGCAAAATGCAGGAGCAGCAGGCCGACCTGCAGCGGCGCCTCAAGGAGGCGAGAAAG GAAGCCAAGGAGGCGCTGGAGGCAAAGGAACGTTATATGGAGGAGATGGCTGATACTGCTGATGCCATTGAGATGGCCACTTTGGACAAGGAGATGGCTGAAGAGCGGGCTGAGTCCCTGCAGCAGGAGGTGGAGGCACTGAAAGAGCGAGTGGACGAGCTCACCACTGACTTAGAGATCCTCAAGGCTGAGATTGAAGAGAAGG GCTCAGATGGCGCTGCATCCAGTTATCAGCTCAAGCAGCTTGAGGAGCAGAACGCCCGCCTGAAGGATGCCCTGGTGAG GATGCGGGATCTTTCTTCCTCAGAGAAGCAGGAGCATGTGAAGCTCCAGAAGCTCATGGAAAAGAAGAACCAAGAACTGGAAGTTGTGAGGCAGCAGCGGGAGCGTCTGCAGGAGGAGCTAAGCCAGGCAGAGAGCACCATTGATGAGCTCAAGGAGCAG GTGGATGCTGCTCTGGGTGCTGAGGAGATGGTGGAGATGCTGACAGATCGGAACCTGAATCTGGAAGAGAAAGTGCGCGAGTTGAGGGAGACTGTGGGAGACTTG GAAGCGATGAATGAGATGAACGACGAGCTGCAGGAGAATGCACGTGAGACAGAACTGGAGCTGCGGGAGCAGCTGGACATGGCGGGCGCGCGGGTTCGTGAGGCCCAGAAGCGTGTGGAGGCAGCCCAGGAGACGGTTGCAGACTACCAGCAGACCATTAAGAAGTACCGCCAGCTGACCGCCCATCTTCAG GATGTGAATCGGGAACTGACAAACCAGCAGGAAGCATCTGTGGAGAGGCAACAGCAGCCACCTCCAGAGACCTTTGACTTCAAAATCAAGTTTGCTGAGACTAAGGCCCATGCCAAG GCAATTGAGATGGAATTGAGGCAGATGGAGGTGGCCCAGGCCAACCGACACATGTCCCTGCTGACAGCCTTCATGCCTGACAGCTTCCTTCGGCCAGGTGGGGACCATGACTGCGTTCTGGTGCTGCTACTCATGCCTCGTCTCATTTGCAAG GCAGAGCTGATCCGGAAGCAGGCCCAGGAGAAGTTTGAACTAAGTGAGAACTGTTCAGAGCGGCCTGGGCTGCGAGGAGCTGCTGGGGAACAACTCAGCTTTGCTGCTGGACTGGTGTACTCGCTGAGCCTACTGCAGGCCACGCTACACCGCTATGAGCA TGCCCTCTCTCAGTGCAGTGTGGATGTGTATAAGAAAGTGGGCAGCCTCTACCCTGAGATGAGTGCCCATGAGCGTTCATTGGATTTCCTCATTGAACTGCTGCACAAGGATCAGCTGGATGAGACTGTCAATGTGGAGCCTCTCACCAAGGCCATCAAGTACTATCAG CATCTATACAGCATCCACCTTGCCGAACAGCCTGAGGACTGTACTATGCAGCTGGCTGACCACATTAAG TTCACGCAAAGTGCTCTGGACTGCATGAGTGTGGAGGTAGGACGGCTGCGTGCCTTCTTGCAG GGTGGGCAGGAGGCTACAGATATTGCCCTTCTGCTCCGGGATCTGGAAACTTCGTGCAGTGACATCCGCCAGTTCTGCAAGAAGATCCGAAGGCGAATGCCAGGGACAGATGCTCCTGGGATCCCAGCTGCACTGGCCTTTGGACCACAG GTATCTGACACGCTCCTAGACTGCAGGAAACACTTGACGTGGGTCGTGGCTGTGCTGCAGGAGGTGGCAGCTGCTGCTGCCCAGCTCATTGCCCCACTGGCGGAGAATGAGGGGCTACCTGTGGCTGCCCTGGAGGAACTGGCTTTCAAAGCAAGCGAGCAG ATCTATGGGACCCCTTCCAGCAGCCCCTATGAGTGTCTGCGCCAGTCATGCAACATCCTCATCAGTACCATGAACAAGCTGGCCACAGCCATGCAGGAGGGGGAGTATGATGCAGAGCGGCCCCCCAGCAAG CCTCCACCAGTTGAGTTGCGGGCTGCCGCCCTTCGTGCAGAGATCACAGATGCTGAAGGACTGGGTTTGAAGCTCGAAGATCGAGAGACAGTTATTAAGGAGTTGAAGAAGTCACTCAAGATTAAG GGAGAGGAGCTAAGTGAGGCCAACGTGCGGCTGAGCCTCCTGGAGAAGAAGTTGGACAGTGCTGCCAAGGATGCAGATGAGCGTATCGAGAAAGTCCAGACTCGGCTGGAGGAGACCCAGGCACTGCTGCGGAAGAAGGAGAA AGATTTTGAGGAGACAATGGATGCACTCCAGGCTGACATTGACCAGCTGGAGGCAGAGAAGACAGAACTAAAGCAACGGCTGAACAGCCAGTCTAAGCGCACAATTGAGGGGCTCCGGAGCCCTCCTCCTTCAGGCATTGCTACTCTGGTCTCTGGCATTGCTGGTGGTGAGTACA GAGCTGTCCCTGGGCAGGCTCCAGGGTctgtgccaggcccagggctggTGAAAGACTCACCACTGCTGCTTCAGCAGATCTCTGCCATGAGGCTGCACATCTCCCAGCTCCAGCATGAGAATAACATCCTCAAG GGAGCCCAGATGAAGGCATCCTTGGCATCCCTGCCCCCTCTGCATGTTGCAAAGCTATCCCATGAGGGCCCTGGCAGTGAGTTACCAGCTGGAGCGCTGTATCGTAAGACCAGCCAGCTGCTGGAGACGTTGAATCAGTtgagcacacatacacacgtagTAGACATCACTCGCACTAGCCCTG CTACCAAGAGTCCATCAGCCCAACTTATGGAGCAAGTGGCTCAGCTTAAGTCCCTGAGTGACACCATTGAGAAGCTCAAG GATGAGGTCCTCAAGGAGACAGTATCTCAGCGCCCTGGAGCCACAGTACCCACTGACTTTGCCACCTTCCCTTCATCAGCCTTCCTCAGG GCCAAGGAGGAGCAGCAGGATGACACAGTCTACATGGGCAAAGTGACCTTCTCCTGTGCGGCTGGTCTTGGACAGCGACACCGGCTGGTGCTGACCCAGGAACAGCTGCACCAGCTTCACAGTCGCCTCATCTCCTAA
- the DCTN1 gene encoding dynactin subunit 1 isoform X38 translates to MAQSKRHVYSRTPSGSRMSAEASARPLRVGSRVEVIGKGHRGTVAYVGATLFATGKWVGVILDEAKGKNDGTVQGRKYFTCDEGHGIFVRQSQIQVFEDGADTTSPETPDSSASKVLKREGTDTTAKTSKLRGLKPKKAPTARKVLLLALPTRPASTGVAGASSSLGPSGSASAGELSSSEPSTPAQTPLAAPIIPTPALTSPGAVPPLPSPSKEEEGLRAQVRDLEEKLETLRLKRAEDKAKLKELEKHKIQLEQVQEWKSKMQEQQADLQRRLKEARKEAKEALEAKERYMEEMADTADAIEMATLDKEMAEERAESLQQEVEALKERVDELTTDLEILKAEIEEKGSDGAASSYQLKQLEEQNARLKDALVRMRDLSSSEKQEHVKLQKLMEKKNQELEVVRQQRERLQEELSQAESTIDELKEQVDAALGAEEMVEMLTDRNLNLEEKVRELRETVGDLEAMNEMNDELQENARETELELREQLDMAGARVREAQKRVEAAQETVADYQQTIKKYRQLTAHLQDVNRELTNQQEASVERQQQPPPETFDFKIKFAETKAHAKAIEMELRQMEVAQANRHMSLLTAFMPDSFLRPGGDHDCVLVLLLMPRLICKAELIRKQAQEKFELSENCSERPGLRGAAGEQLSFAAGLVYSLSLLQATLHRYEHALSQCSVDVYKKVGSLYPEMSAHERSLDFLIELLHKDQLDETVNVEPLTKAIKYYQHLYSIHLAEQPEDCTMQLADHIKFTQSALDCMSVEVGRLRAFLQGGQEATDIALLLRDLETSCSDIRQFCKKIRRRMPGTDAPGIPAALAFGPQVSDTLLDCRKHLTWVVAVLQEVAAAAAQLIAPLAENEGLPVAALEELAFKASEQIYGTPSSSPYECLRQSCNILISTMNKLATAMQEGEYDAERPPSKPPPVELRAAALRAEITDAEGLGLKLEDRETVIKELKKSLKIKGEELSEANVRLSLLEKKLDSAAKDADERIEKVQTRLEETQALLRKKEKDFEETMDALQADIDQLEAEKTELKQRLNSQSKRTIEGLRSPPPSGIATLVSGIAGGAVPGQAPGSVPGPGLVKDSPLLLQQISAMRLHISQLQHENNILKGAQMKASLASLPPLHVAKLSHEGPGSELPAGALYRKTSQLLETLNQLSTHTHVVDITRTSPATKSPSAQLMEQVAQLKSLSDTIEKLKDEVLKETVSQRPGATVPTDFATFPSSAFLRAKEEQQDDTVYMGKVTFSCAAGLGQRHRLVLTQEQLHQLHSRLIS, encoded by the exons ATCCAGGTATTTGAAGATGGAGCAGATACTACTTCCCCAGAGACACCcgattcttctgcttcaaaaGTCCTCAAAAGAG AGGGAACTGATACAACTGCAAAGACTAGCAAACTG CGGGGACTGAAGCCTAAGAAG GCACCGACAGCCCGAAAGGTACTCTTGCTTGCTCTC CCCACCCGCCCAGCCAGTACTGGGGTGGCTGGGGCCAGTAGCTCCCTGGGCCCCTCTGGCTCAGCGTCAGCAGGTGAGCTGAGCAGCAGTGAGCCCAGCACCCCGGCTCAGACTCCGCTGGCAGCACCCATCATCCCCACGCCGGCCCTCACCTCTCCTGGAGCAGTCCCCCCACTTCCTTCCCCCTCCAAG gaggaggagggactaAGGGCTCAGGTGCGGGACCTGGAGGAAAAACTAGAGACCCTGAGACTGAAACGGGCAGAAGACAAAGCAAAGCTAAAAGAGCTGGAGAAACACAAAATCCAACTGGAGCAGGTGCAGGAATGGAAGAGCAAAATGCAGGAGCAGCAGGCCGACCTGCAGCGGCGCCTCAAGGAGGCGAGAAAG GAAGCCAAGGAGGCGCTGGAGGCAAAGGAACGTTATATGGAGGAGATGGCTGATACTGCTGATGCCATTGAGATGGCCACTTTGGACAAGGAGATGGCTGAAGAGCGGGCTGAGTCCCTGCAGCAGGAGGTGGAGGCACTGAAAGAGCGAGTGGACGAGCTCACCACTGACTTAGAGATCCTCAAGGCTGAGATTGAAGAGAAGG GCTCAGATGGCGCTGCATCCAGTTATCAGCTCAAGCAGCTTGAGGAGCAGAACGCCCGCCTGAAGGATGCCCTGGTGAG GATGCGGGATCTTTCTTCCTCAGAGAAGCAGGAGCATGTGAAGCTCCAGAAGCTCATGGAAAAGAAGAACCAAGAACTGGAAGTTGTGAGGCAGCAGCGGGAGCGTCTGCAGGAGGAGCTAAGCCAGGCAGAGAGCACCATTGATGAGCTCAAGGAGCAG GTGGATGCTGCTCTGGGTGCTGAGGAGATGGTGGAGATGCTGACAGATCGGAACCTGAATCTGGAAGAGAAAGTGCGCGAGTTGAGGGAGACTGTGGGAGACTTG GAAGCGATGAATGAGATGAACGACGAGCTGCAGGAGAATGCACGTGAGACAGAACTGGAGCTGCGGGAGCAGCTGGACATGGCGGGCGCGCGGGTTCGTGAGGCCCAGAAGCGTGTGGAGGCAGCCCAGGAGACGGTTGCAGACTACCAGCAGACCATTAAGAAGTACCGCCAGCTGACCGCCCATCTTCAG GATGTGAATCGGGAACTGACAAACCAGCAGGAAGCATCTGTGGAGAGGCAACAGCAGCCACCTCCAGAGACCTTTGACTTCAAAATCAAGTTTGCTGAGACTAAGGCCCATGCCAAG GCAATTGAGATGGAATTGAGGCAGATGGAGGTGGCCCAGGCCAACCGACACATGTCCCTGCTGACAGCCTTCATGCCTGACAGCTTCCTTCGGCCAGGTGGGGACCATGACTGCGTTCTGGTGCTGCTACTCATGCCTCGTCTCATTTGCAAG GCAGAGCTGATCCGGAAGCAGGCCCAGGAGAAGTTTGAACTAAGTGAGAACTGTTCAGAGCGGCCTGGGCTGCGAGGAGCTGCTGGGGAACAACTCAGCTTTGCTGCTGGACTGGTGTACTCGCTGAGCCTACTGCAGGCCACGCTACACCGCTATGAGCA TGCCCTCTCTCAGTGCAGTGTGGATGTGTATAAGAAAGTGGGCAGCCTCTACCCTGAGATGAGTGCCCATGAGCGTTCATTGGATTTCCTCATTGAACTGCTGCACAAGGATCAGCTGGATGAGACTGTCAATGTGGAGCCTCTCACCAAGGCCATCAAGTACTATCAG CATCTATACAGCATCCACCTTGCCGAACAGCCTGAGGACTGTACTATGCAGCTGGCTGACCACATTAAG TTCACGCAAAGTGCTCTGGACTGCATGAGTGTGGAGGTAGGACGGCTGCGTGCCTTCTTGCAG GGTGGGCAGGAGGCTACAGATATTGCCCTTCTGCTCCGGGATCTGGAAACTTCGTGCAGTGACATCCGCCAGTTCTGCAAGAAGATCCGAAGGCGAATGCCAGGGACAGATGCTCCTGGGATCCCAGCTGCACTGGCCTTTGGACCACAG GTATCTGACACGCTCCTAGACTGCAGGAAACACTTGACGTGGGTCGTGGCTGTGCTGCAGGAGGTGGCAGCTGCTGCTGCCCAGCTCATTGCCCCACTGGCGGAGAATGAGGGGCTACCTGTGGCTGCCCTGGAGGAACTGGCTTTCAAAGCAAGCGAGCAG ATCTATGGGACCCCTTCCAGCAGCCCCTATGAGTGTCTGCGCCAGTCATGCAACATCCTCATCAGTACCATGAACAAGCTGGCCACAGCCATGCAGGAGGGGGAGTATGATGCAGAGCGGCCCCCCAGCAAG CCTCCACCAGTTGAGTTGCGGGCTGCCGCCCTTCGTGCAGAGATCACAGATGCTGAAGGACTGGGTTTGAAGCTCGAAGATCGAGAGACAGTTATTAAGGAGTTGAAGAAGTCACTCAAGATTAAG GGAGAGGAGCTAAGTGAGGCCAACGTGCGGCTGAGCCTCCTGGAGAAGAAGTTGGACAGTGCTGCCAAGGATGCAGATGAGCGTATCGAGAAAGTCCAGACTCGGCTGGAGGAGACCCAGGCACTGCTGCGGAAGAAGGAGAA AGATTTTGAGGAGACAATGGATGCACTCCAGGCTGACATTGACCAGCTGGAGGCAGAGAAGACAGAACTAAAGCAACGGCTGAACAGCCAGTCTAAGCGCACAATTGAGGGGCTCCGGAGCCCTCCTCCTTCAGGCATTGCTACTCTGGTCTCTGGCATTGCTGGTG GAGCTGTCCCTGGGCAGGCTCCAGGGTctgtgccaggcccagggctggTGAAAGACTCACCACTGCTGCTTCAGCAGATCTCTGCCATGAGGCTGCACATCTCCCAGCTCCAGCATGAGAATAACATCCTCAAG GGAGCCCAGATGAAGGCATCCTTGGCATCCCTGCCCCCTCTGCATGTTGCAAAGCTATCCCATGAGGGCCCTGGCAGTGAGTTACCAGCTGGAGCGCTGTATCGTAAGACCAGCCAGCTGCTGGAGACGTTGAATCAGTtgagcacacatacacacgtagTAGACATCACTCGCACTAGCCCTG CTACCAAGAGTCCATCAGCCCAACTTATGGAGCAAGTGGCTCAGCTTAAGTCCCTGAGTGACACCATTGAGAAGCTCAAG GATGAGGTCCTCAAGGAGACAGTATCTCAGCGCCCTGGAGCCACAGTACCCACTGACTTTGCCACCTTCCCTTCATCAGCCTTCCTCAGG GCCAAGGAGGAGCAGCAGGATGACACAGTCTACATGGGCAAAGTGACCTTCTCCTGTGCGGCTGGTCTTGGACAGCGACACCGGCTGGTGCTGACCCAGGAACAGCTGCACCAGCTTCACAGTCGCCTCATCTCCTAA
- the DCTN1 gene encoding dynactin subunit 1 isoform X34, whose amino-acid sequence MAQSKRHVYSRTPSGSRMSAEASARPLRVGSRVEVIGKGHRGTVAYVGATLFATGKWVGVILDEAKGKNDGTVQGRKYFTCDEGHGIFVRQSQIQVFEDGADTTSPETPDSSASKVLKREGTDTTAKTSKLRGLKPKKTTTRRPKPTRPASTGVAGASSSLGPSGSASAGELSSSEPSTPAQTPLAAPIIPTPALTSPGAVPPLPSPSKEEEGLRAQVRDLEEKLETLRLKRAEDKAKLKELEKHKIQLEQVQEWKSKMQEQQADLQRRLKEARKEAKEALEAKERYMEEMADTADAIEMATLDKEMAEERAESLQQEVEALKERVDELTTDLEILKAEIEEKGSDGAASSYQLKQLEEQNARLKDALVRMRDLSSSEKQEHVKLQKLMEKKNQELEVVRQQRERLQEELSQAESTIDELKEQVDAALGAEEMVEMLTDRNLNLEEKVRELRETVGDLEAMNEMNDELQENARETELELREQLDMAGARVREAQKRVEAAQETVADYQQTIKKYRQLTAHLQDVNRELTNQQEASVERQQQPPPETFDFKIKFAETKAHAKAIEMELRQMEVAQANRHMSLLTAFMPDSFLRPGGDHDCVLVLLLMPRLICKAELIRKQAQEKFELSENCSERPGLRGAAGEQLSFAAGLVYSLSLLQATLHRYEHALSQCSVDVYKKVGSLYPEMSAHERSLDFLIELLHKDQLDETVNVEPLTKAIKYYQHLYSIHLAEQPEDCTMQLADHIKFTQSALDCMSVEVGRLRAFLQGGQEATDIALLLRDLETSCSDIRQFCKKIRRRMPGTDAPGIPAALAFGPQVSDTLLDCRKHLTWVVAVLQEVAAAAAQLIAPLAENEGLPVAALEELAFKASEQIYGTPSSSPYECLRQSCNILISTMNKLATAMQEGEYDAERPPSKPPPVELRAAALRAEITDAEGLGLKLEDRETVIKELKKSLKIKGEELSEANVRLSLLEKKLDSAAKDADERIEKVQTRLEETQALLRKKEKDFEETMDALQADIDQLEAEKTELKQRLNSQSKRTIEGLRSPPPSGIATLVSGIAGGEYSGIGSRAVPGQAPGSVPGPGLVKDSPLLLQQISAMRLHISQLQHENNILKGAQMKASLASLPPLHVAKLSHEGPGSELPAGALYRKTSQLLETLNQLSTHTHVVDITRTSPATKSPSAQLMEQVAQLKSLSDTIEKLKDEVLKETVSQRPGATVPTDFATFPSSAFLRAKEEQQDDTVYMGKVTFSCAAGLGQRHRLVLTQEQLHQLHSRLIS is encoded by the exons ATCCAGGTATTTGAAGATGGAGCAGATACTACTTCCCCAGAGACACCcgattcttctgcttcaaaaGTCCTCAAAAGAG AGGGAACTGATACAACTGCAAAGACTAGCAAACTG CGGGGACTGAAGCCTAAGAAG ACCACAACTCGGCGGCCCAAG CCCACCCGCCCAGCCAGTACTGGGGTGGCTGGGGCCAGTAGCTCCCTGGGCCCCTCTGGCTCAGCGTCAGCAGGTGAGCTGAGCAGCAGTGAGCCCAGCACCCCGGCTCAGACTCCGCTGGCAGCACCCATCATCCCCACGCCGGCCCTCACCTCTCCTGGAGCAGTCCCCCCACTTCCTTCCCCCTCCAAG gaggaggagggactaAGGGCTCAGGTGCGGGACCTGGAGGAAAAACTAGAGACCCTGAGACTGAAACGGGCAGAAGACAAAGCAAAGCTAAAAGAGCTGGAGAAACACAAAATCCAACTGGAGCAGGTGCAGGAATGGAAGAGCAAAATGCAGGAGCAGCAGGCCGACCTGCAGCGGCGCCTCAAGGAGGCGAGAAAG GAAGCCAAGGAGGCGCTGGAGGCAAAGGAACGTTATATGGAGGAGATGGCTGATACTGCTGATGCCATTGAGATGGCCACTTTGGACAAGGAGATGGCTGAAGAGCGGGCTGAGTCCCTGCAGCAGGAGGTGGAGGCACTGAAAGAGCGAGTGGACGAGCTCACCACTGACTTAGAGATCCTCAAGGCTGAGATTGAAGAGAAGG GCTCAGATGGCGCTGCATCCAGTTATCAGCTCAAGCAGCTTGAGGAGCAGAACGCCCGCCTGAAGGATGCCCTGGTGAG GATGCGGGATCTTTCTTCCTCAGAGAAGCAGGAGCATGTGAAGCTCCAGAAGCTCATGGAAAAGAAGAACCAAGAACTGGAAGTTGTGAGGCAGCAGCGGGAGCGTCTGCAGGAGGAGCTAAGCCAGGCAGAGAGCACCATTGATGAGCTCAAGGAGCAG GTGGATGCTGCTCTGGGTGCTGAGGAGATGGTGGAGATGCTGACAGATCGGAACCTGAATCTGGAAGAGAAAGTGCGCGAGTTGAGGGAGACTGTGGGAGACTTG GAAGCGATGAATGAGATGAACGACGAGCTGCAGGAGAATGCACGTGAGACAGAACTGGAGCTGCGGGAGCAGCTGGACATGGCGGGCGCGCGGGTTCGTGAGGCCCAGAAGCGTGTGGAGGCAGCCCAGGAGACGGTTGCAGACTACCAGCAGACCATTAAGAAGTACCGCCAGCTGACCGCCCATCTTCAG GATGTGAATCGGGAACTGACAAACCAGCAGGAAGCATCTGTGGAGAGGCAACAGCAGCCACCTCCAGAGACCTTTGACTTCAAAATCAAGTTTGCTGAGACTAAGGCCCATGCCAAG GCAATTGAGATGGAATTGAGGCAGATGGAGGTGGCCCAGGCCAACCGACACATGTCCCTGCTGACAGCCTTCATGCCTGACAGCTTCCTTCGGCCAGGTGGGGACCATGACTGCGTTCTGGTGCTGCTACTCATGCCTCGTCTCATTTGCAAG GCAGAGCTGATCCGGAAGCAGGCCCAGGAGAAGTTTGAACTAAGTGAGAACTGTTCAGAGCGGCCTGGGCTGCGAGGAGCTGCTGGGGAACAACTCAGCTTTGCTGCTGGACTGGTGTACTCGCTGAGCCTACTGCAGGCCACGCTACACCGCTATGAGCA TGCCCTCTCTCAGTGCAGTGTGGATGTGTATAAGAAAGTGGGCAGCCTCTACCCTGAGATGAGTGCCCATGAGCGTTCATTGGATTTCCTCATTGAACTGCTGCACAAGGATCAGCTGGATGAGACTGTCAATGTGGAGCCTCTCACCAAGGCCATCAAGTACTATCAG CATCTATACAGCATCCACCTTGCCGAACAGCCTGAGGACTGTACTATGCAGCTGGCTGACCACATTAAG TTCACGCAAAGTGCTCTGGACTGCATGAGTGTGGAGGTAGGACGGCTGCGTGCCTTCTTGCAG GGTGGGCAGGAGGCTACAGATATTGCCCTTCTGCTCCGGGATCTGGAAACTTCGTGCAGTGACATCCGCCAGTTCTGCAAGAAGATCCGAAGGCGAATGCCAGGGACAGATGCTCCTGGGATCCCAGCTGCACTGGCCTTTGGACCACAG GTATCTGACACGCTCCTAGACTGCAGGAAACACTTGACGTGGGTCGTGGCTGTGCTGCAGGAGGTGGCAGCTGCTGCTGCCCAGCTCATTGCCCCACTGGCGGAGAATGAGGGGCTACCTGTGGCTGCCCTGGAGGAACTGGCTTTCAAAGCAAGCGAGCAG ATCTATGGGACCCCTTCCAGCAGCCCCTATGAGTGTCTGCGCCAGTCATGCAACATCCTCATCAGTACCATGAACAAGCTGGCCACAGCCATGCAGGAGGGGGAGTATGATGCAGAGCGGCCCCCCAGCAAG CCTCCACCAGTTGAGTTGCGGGCTGCCGCCCTTCGTGCAGAGATCACAGATGCTGAAGGACTGGGTTTGAAGCTCGAAGATCGAGAGACAGTTATTAAGGAGTTGAAGAAGTCACTCAAGATTAAG GGAGAGGAGCTAAGTGAGGCCAACGTGCGGCTGAGCCTCCTGGAGAAGAAGTTGGACAGTGCTGCCAAGGATGCAGATGAGCGTATCGAGAAAGTCCAGACTCGGCTGGAGGAGACCCAGGCACTGCTGCGGAAGAAGGAGAA AGATTTTGAGGAGACAATGGATGCACTCCAGGCTGACATTGACCAGCTGGAGGCAGAGAAGACAGAACTAAAGCAACGGCTGAACAGCCAGTCTAAGCGCACAATTGAGGGGCTCCGGAGCCCTCCTCCTTCAGGCATTGCTACTCTGGTCTCTGGCATTGCTGGTGGTGAGTACAGTGGAATAGGCAGCA GAGCTGTCCCTGGGCAGGCTCCAGGGTctgtgccaggcccagggctggTGAAAGACTCACCACTGCTGCTTCAGCAGATCTCTGCCATGAGGCTGCACATCTCCCAGCTCCAGCATGAGAATAACATCCTCAAG GGAGCCCAGATGAAGGCATCCTTGGCATCCCTGCCCCCTCTGCATGTTGCAAAGCTATCCCATGAGGGCCCTGGCAGTGAGTTACCAGCTGGAGCGCTGTATCGTAAGACCAGCCAGCTGCTGGAGACGTTGAATCAGTtgagcacacatacacacgtagTAGACATCACTCGCACTAGCCCTG CTACCAAGAGTCCATCAGCCCAACTTATGGAGCAAGTGGCTCAGCTTAAGTCCCTGAGTGACACCATTGAGAAGCTCAAG GATGAGGTCCTCAAGGAGACAGTATCTCAGCGCCCTGGAGCCACAGTACCCACTGACTTTGCCACCTTCCCTTCATCAGCCTTCCTCAGG GCCAAGGAGGAGCAGCAGGATGACACAGTCTACATGGGCAAAGTGACCTTCTCCTGTGCGGCTGGTCTTGGACAGCGACACCGGCTGGTGCTGACCCAGGAACAGCTGCACCAGCTTCACAGTCGCCTCATCTCCTAA